The genomic interval tcgaatatttctttctaacaaaagttttgccaaaacatTATGCTAGATAATTAAAGTATGGCTAACAATGTACCATTTTACCAACTtgaaacagattctacttgttgcgatGTTTTTCTCACCCTTTATTTTTGCTGGCATTTGCCCGAAATTGATGTAAGATGTACAATGGGGTAGGGattggtaatttcaaatatctatgaaagtagatcaggtttggttctgatatttttctgactgatatatataataataagctacaactgaaataaaagttttcaaaatagcaatttttatgTTCCAAGAAATATCAGTTAAAACAAAAagatctaaaaatataaaaaaaaatcatgtttttaaacatttttttctaaacaaatctcttagatgcatagtgaccccaactttttctttccattttgaagcaatTTTACGTGTCATTaaagttgcaaaatatttttaaaatcttaacgtcagattttTTTAGTAGATTTAAATGCGtttattccattttaaaaaaataaggtgggtggggtaattatgtcagcatgtaaaaatgaaagagatttgttagtgacatttatgcttatacaatactgatatcaccttgtattcatagtaaccgGTAAGATCTGAAACCCCTATAACATTTAGATCTAGTGGGATatcatatgttttttttcaattttacaaaatttcagaaatgcttaaacagtgggtgaagaaataCTGAATATAACTCCCATGGACAATCAACCTAGTTATGAAATATTTGTGGCTAGTCCAACTCTGTTGCATTACCCGAAAATGccattatatgtacatgtatacaccGTTGATGCTTTGACACAAGATTTGACCATTTATCATTATATCTCTTTGATTCTTTAACAGACAGTATGTGTGAATTCCACCTAGCAAAATGCAGAAATCCTCGTCTTCAGATTGCGTTTAGTGGACAATGTCCAGTCCCCGTCCAGTCAAGAGGAATAATTTGCACGACACCCTGGTGCTGGCCCTTGGATGAACCAGTTTGTGGTTCGGACAGACTGACGTATAGTAAGTGATTTTACGTAATCGAAAGCAAAAATGATGTTATATAGCAAtcagaatttgatgtaactttgtCTTGCAATCATTAGCATTGTGTTTCCGCAATGGAAAAGGGTTGAAGCTACACTCTGTACACAGGGCATGACGTCACTATTTACGTCAGTGAGTAATGAGTGACAAACTTGAACTGCTTTCTTTTACATCTATAGATATGAATGATAATTATCAGTATATGTCGTGCCTAGCTAGAGGACAGAAACGCttctgtttacatttacattgtatgtaaatctacatttttttttgtgcgaCAACTTACGGTCTTTTCTCATTGTCTACTaaaggacaaagttcacttaagccttatatggcctatgcaattttgaaaattttcaaattggctaaaattagaaaaaactatataatatttGCTACCAGAATGTCTATCGATTGtaagaaattaagtttttttataaacagttttattattttgttcaacacATATCACTAAATATTGCTGAAATTGcagatttttaagaaaattggcattttttgccatattttaggTCACATAGGAATATTTTTAGTAGTGTgcacactcaaggaccacaaaaatattttgaccataggtccagcttctttcacagaatttatggtcattttttgattgtggtcgacagctgtgctcatagtgaaaatttcagatatgtttaaaaattctgttaaaaacttCAGGTTTCCCATACCCATAATGGTACACGTATTTTCAGttaagtcaaatattttcttatataatgaatatattgtaaaGTATTTCgtgcagtttgataaaagaatacttcttgatgaaagaaaatgtgttcattactccatttagagactttcagtttttaggccattttgaggcaaaagtgaaccttctccttttAGTAAAATTGAGGTGCTAGTGTTTCAAAAGTTCTGTCACTTTTCAAATATACGAAAATCACAGCGCTTTTCCTGGAGTGAAACAGAGTTTAATAACATGAAAGtatattaataatttattatgttttcttGCAAAGAAATTGAAGTTAATTGTTAGTATATTTTGCAGAAAACCAGTGTGAACTGAACAATGCAATGTGTGATAACGAGAGCCTTAAAACAGAGCATCAAGGACCGTGTAATCCAGCAACATCGCAATAAGTTTGTCATCTTTGTTTATCAggctgaaatatatttaaaatttacagacagTAAACTATGTTTCAAAGATAGAgtgccatttttatttttattttaaggtcaTTTACTGATACAAATGTTAAATACCGTCTGTACTTATTTCTTTACTACGTTCCTTCAATAAGGATTTACCGTCACCTAAATTGGCATCGTCATTGACCTTCCGTGCTCCCGAACACATAAACTCTCTGCCAGTctctgattttttaaattctactttTTAAATGGATTATTTGCATGATTGGTTTATTTGTATGAATCTGCTCTTCCTCAGGGTCTTCTGTGTAACCTTTACAAAAAGTTCCACTAGGCTACGGAAATATTAAGATCTTTCATTGTCCCTCGTCCATCTCCGTtagattaaacatattttttgtttaagaaaatcGTGAATCATTTCAGGATTTGGACAGAAAGCTGtattagcttacggttgtccGTCTCCATTAATATCTGTCTTCAAACaatatctcctctgaaaccattcgATGAAAATTCATGAAAGTTCATGAAACTTGACCTGAATATTCCATTAAAAATCCTTCTACAAACTTATTCAAGCGGCTCGGTTTCATGTCATGGCCAACATACATTTCAACCTGAAAATGCTAACAATATGCAAAACTAGCCATGTTACTGAGCAGTCCTTCACGTTATGTTGAAATCCCGCAAGTATTTTCAGAGGAGTAACTTGACAaattttgtgacagacagacagactgaaggACAAGAGAAAATCGATATTTCTCCTCACATAAAGGGCGACATAATAACGCGTCCTATGTATTCTTATTTTTGTataggatcttcttacagattttattaactatcacaacagcagacCTGGGGGATCGTGGAGTTGATTCAGTTTTActtaacagaattccgcttaaccCATTGCTGTTGGGGACGGGGTGAGGGGTGTTGAACATAACACTGCCTTTCGTCAACAGATTCACaggtattattttgcttggtcgcGTTGATCTTACTAATTATGCTATATTTTTCTTCTACATTGTTGCTATGCCGTCAAAAGAACTGGCCAGGTTTACTGGACTGATGATTTGTTTTTTTCGTTACAAATCAAATATCATGAGCTTTCCACAGGACACCCGGCTTCTATAGCATTGATGAAGAAACTTCGtgaaaaactacatgtattttagaaATTCTTATTTAGCATTCGTGATATGGATgtattcaaataatttggcagCTACTAGTACTTCTTTGCAAAATCAAATATTCTAGGAATTAATCAATTAATCAGCTACATTTCTGCCAATTAATTAGCAGTTTCAAGTATAAGTAAACAATGGTTTTAGCAAATTGCAATTATTACCAAAAGTAGCGTATTTGTCCTTAGTgggagaaattatttttcaacaatttataatatttgttAATGCACCTTTTCGTATATATATATTGCACAAGACAAACTATATAAATGTGACGGATGTATGTAAACAAACGTAATATATAAATGTGACGTATATAGATAAACAAACGTATAtcgtatacatgtacatgattatTGCCCTTTTTAATGGACGAAATATTTCATCAAGCAAACTCATTGGTCAGAATCGCTCgccaatacatttatttaatacattaaaTGCAACATATATAACGCTATCACAGCCTGATGGGAGTTTGACGGGTATACATAAGGCAGTCTTAGTGAACTCTGAGCAGCTGAAATGAATTTCAAACACCAAAAACACATaatcttttattcattttatttacaacattttcaataaaatattcattcagaCAAAACATAGTattaacaatgaaataatttatacGGAATTacataatataatgataaaattaaatacaaaatttgattaaaatcattttactgaccttaaaatttacaaattaatacATATGTTCAACTGGGAATAACCGTAGAATTAATCTGTCAGGCCAGCGATCCAGTCCTTAATTTTAATACAAAACGGATGCATGAAGTAACAATGTGTCTGTTGTGTGAACAATATggttttgctttttctttttattttatacagcaTTTATACCATATAATTCTTACGGAATTTTATAAACACAATTATTTTCGTTACATAAGTTACTGATAAACTGTTTGATTGTAATTGTATTTTGATTATTGACACTCCAGTCTGAACTATTCAGACGATTGTGTTCTAAGAACTACATTCTATATCATTCGGATTCCCTTTACTATTTTCGTACCATTTCTTTACCgtaaagataatttattttgcaatatacCTTTACAATAGTGTATCAAAACGTAAGAGAAAAGAGTAATTACACTGTCAAGTACCGATATACAGTATTGGTGATCAGATTCCTgtcatatgaaatagaaaaagaacgTAGTGGTATTTTTCATGCtttcttgaaatatttgaatCACGTAACATTATGATGCTCCTAATTCCAGttagagaaaaatatatattactgaaTAATTCATTATTTCTGTGCTTAGTTTGCTGAAGAAATACTAAATATTTGTGAAATCTTCATAGCGATTAAAGTTTTATAGTCGCACAAAAATATCCATAGCACTGACTTATTTCATTACGATTTTCTCCGGTGATCTGTTCtgaaataaatgtgaaataatatttttatattaatattttcatatttttatgaatatattcttttctttaaaacttttaaaagtcatAACGAAGCTTGAAGCTTGTTGAACAGGTAAACAATAAATAGACTGGACAAGTTCAAACTATTGTACTATAAATGTATTTAACAAGGAACGTCTGAACACAGTTTTCAAATACAGCTGTGGCGAAGTTCTTTCATCGGTAAGAgtgttaaaatgaaacaatatcgTTTTTGAAACTCCTTTCTCCGATATTTATTTGCTGGTTATACATTATTTGTGATTACAAATGCACTGATACTGTACGTGTATTGATACTGTACGTGTATATCAACAAGTAAGATATGAATAGATGGTATTTTACAACGACTTTCTTATCATGATCACTTCTAAAACCATCTTAGTGTGTTTTCAAGATTCGCCTCAGTCAACCTTTCATTAAACAATCTTTTACAAACTTTCGAGGTTTTCTTCTTGTTTCTAAGCTTTCCTGCAAGAATTCTCCGGTGAAATTGTTACGATATCCATATGCTCCATTGATACGGAGCTCTCCCGTAGGCTAGAAACAGTATATATGTGTATTTCGAATCCATCAGACACGTGATTACGACTGAGACGCCGCCATTAATACTTTCTTGGCACAAAAATAACTTAATCACATCTCCCGCCGTTCCCAATGATATACCTTTCTCCCCCGATAATTTAATTTACCACCTCATGTCGGAAGGTAGCAATCTGTGCTAGTTTTCGTCCGTACACTAttgtatggaaatgaaaaataatttcctttatttacaaatacatcGAATATATATGAAGTGTCTGGTTTCAAGCCAGTAACTGTTATTGCTAGAACAGATTTTTCCTTTTTGCGATACCTAAATTTTTTGCACGTAATTTTCTGTGCACCATTTTGGTGTCTATCAAACGCATCACACTGATTTAGTTTCTTTGAAATGGAAGTTGAATTATCAGGCGATGAAGATAACtcagttttatataaacaatacttttgtttcttttccgTTCCCATCCAGGCAACGGTTATACTATTACAGGTTGTAAGATAGTCAAATACTTTCACCGTTGTATCATCAGGCAACACAGGCATTTTCTTCGCCTTAATCTTTGAGGTCATTGAAATGTACACAGTTTGTCTCTTGGAGACAGACTTTGATAATGCTACAGAATACATTCCTGACTGCAAGTTTTTTAATGACAAAACTTGCGAAGATTTTATTCTAGATTTGTGGAAAGTGCCATTTTTAGACAtaacctctactaaagttgtccCAACACAGGTACTAATTGCAAGATGGACATCTCTTGTCGACCGTTTTATTTTAAAGGAATAggtatgttttttcttcttacGAGAAAAGTTAGCACTTGTAATCTTTCCTTCTTTAAGTCTTGAAAACtttcgttttcgtttttgttttgttttgataaacacTCCATGGTATTGTCTGGATTTGCCGGATTGGTTATTTTTAACATAGACGTCCACAAAATACCCTTTTCGGCCTCGAATCTTATCGTAAGTAAATTTTCTATCACGACCGACACACTGAAAATATATTGAACCCTTTTTGGCTGGTTTGATTGGCTTTGCCGTCTGCCTAACAAGTTTTTTCCTAAACACATCAGTAGAAAATCCGAACCCGAAGTTAGGAGGTAACGTTGGCTTCGGATCTCCATGCAAATGAGACAACACAGAACAAAGTGTTTTGTAACTTCTTTTCCTATTCACAGCAACGCAATATTCAA from Mercenaria mercenaria strain notata chromosome 2, MADL_Memer_1, whole genome shotgun sequence carries:
- the LOC123562641 gene encoding serine protease inhibitor dipetalogastin-like; this translates as MLAGSLSFVILIIFVHAGPLERHPALKAVNACPLFCAQDVLDQMCGSDGRTYDSMCEFHLAKCRNPRLQIAFSGQCPVPVQSRGIICTTPWCWPLDEPVCGSDRLTYKNQCELNNAMCDNESLKTEHQGPCNPATSQ
- the LOC123563604 gene encoding protein NDNF-like produces the protein MWRRFPDSTGCTVLLIRVFLWIFIAKYSNNQELPTRDTDYAFGINQRNLFYDNNRIPDGIEVSPYLFLNTTKKFFFLLESKIDRLEITVSPCASPIIWQVTYKQRKDSTQYEFGNRVESSVVGFHPVINTKDTLYTLSGEVAETLRIDSPDEGIYTVDITSIKTESYVKVFATTSPDVDRFPELPQDSHVREIEKSAKSFTVVWNASPDERHFGKDIEYCVAVNRKRSYKTLCSVLSHLHGDPKPTLPPNFGFGFSTDVFRKKLVRQTAKPIKPAKKGSIYFQCVGRDRKFTYDKIRGRKGYFVDVYVKNNQSGKSRQYHGVFIKTKQKRKRKFSRLKEGKITSANFSRKKKKHTYSFKIKRSTRDVHLAISTCVGTTLVEVMSKNGTFHKSRIKSSQVLSLKNLQSGMYSVALSKSVSKRQTVYISMTSKIKAKKMPVLPDDTTVKVFDYLTTCNSITVAWMGTEKKQKYCLYKTELSSSPDNSTSISKKLNQCDAFDRHQNGAQKITCKKFRYRKKEKSVLAITVTGLKPDTSYIFDVFVNKGNYFSFPYNSVRTKTSTDCYLPT